In Glandiceps talaboti chromosome 14, keGlaTala1.1, whole genome shotgun sequence, a single genomic region encodes these proteins:
- the LOC144445797 gene encoding tetratricopeptide repeat protein 22-like, whose amino-acid sequence MAADKCPSSLPKSSADCGHFHLPLKMLEEGIDRQILAARYKSINKQLELEIGPIRYCLLNTLGVLKFCLGEKSKACTDYFMKVLEEDPCNLNALANLAYVYQSMGMTRKAEVYSKPLQAFFSGKSDLSTEERQCALVRCVAEQAYSLAFDCYDESLQSPPGYEAAYALYECAIDESQNITGLDDERYKWKFFMAINRIRVIQEDFIQKERVLLLEKVLHLLQDVLRQKEFSDRHYQAQSWLYIGRLMLRSKCLYKDAPPHFIAELDPDLKECYEDPTKCIQKAESIAEVDWKELTKFAGILLEAGSYEEGLQVVKKSLEKNSDCESNWNAYRLKASICLKIYDKQSQNTTDHDESESLLKEAKEAIDLVMTPGMKHRYAVIFLAAKVQLRLGASFIAYSTDFAKNVKDKEAIMKALELLSSIRDSSDRNIKLKLIGDCLMYLEEYSQATDKYTQCINADTPGKYYFVFFSLLVSLFHQLQQLQSADNPSQQKSEVIEEICDQFQQLLHYYAKHEKWHVQKTLQALERDFPSEFKEVNRCMQRKTGKTLREFV is encoded by the coding sequence ATGGCTGCTGATAAATGTCCTTCAAGTTTACCAAAGTCTTCAGCTGACTGTGGACATTTTCATCTGCCACTGAAAATGTTGGAAGAAGGCATTGATAGGCAAATTCTGGCTGCTCGCTATAAAAGTATCAACAAacaacttgaacttgaaattgGACCAATTCGTTATTGTTTATTGAATACATTAGGGGTGTTGAAATTCTGTCTTGGAGAGAAGTCAAAAGCATGCACTGACTACTTTATGAAGGTTCTAGAAGAAGACCCCTGTAATCTGAATGCATTAGCCAACCTGGCTTATGTGTATCAAAGTATGGGAATGACAAGGAAAGCAGAAGTCTACTCAAAACCACTGCAGGCCTTTTTCTCTGGTAAATCTGATCTGTCTACAGAAGAAAGACAATGTGCTTTGGTGAGATGTGTGGCAGAACAAGCCTATTCTTTAGCATTTGATTGTTATGATGAGAGTCTGCAGTCACCTCCTGGATATGAAGCGGCATATGCTCTGTATGAATGTGCCATAGACGAGTCTCAGAATATCACTGGCTTGGATGATGAGAGATATAAATGGAAGTTTTTCATGGCAATAAATAGGATTCGAGTGATACAGGAGGATTTTATCCAGAAGGAGAGAGTGTTACTGTTAGAAAAAGTGTTGCATCTTCTACAAGATGTACTGAGGCAGAAAGAATTTTCAGACAGACACTACCAGGCCCAGAGTTGGTTGTATATTGGAAGACTAATGTTACGAAGTAAATGTTTATATAAAGATGCACCACCTCATTTTATTGCTGAACTAGATCCAGACTTGAAAGAATGCTATGAAGATCCAACAAAATGCATTCAAAAAGCAGAATCCATTGCTGAAGTTGACTGGAAGGAACTGACTAAGTTTGCAGGTATATTGCTAGAAGCAGGAAGCTATGAAGAAGGTCTGCAAGTGGTTAAAAAGTCTTTGGAAAAAAATTCAGATTGTGAGTCCAACTGGAATGCATATCGTTTGAAAGCTTCCATTTGTCTGAAGATATATGATAAACAGTCGCAGAATACAACAGACCATGATGAGTCAGAGTCATTGCTGAAAGAGGCAAAAGAAGCCATAGATTTGGTAATGACGCCTGGTATGAAACACAGATATGCTGTTATTTTCCTTGCTGCAAAAGTTCAACTGAGATTGGGAGCATCTTTTATTGCTTACTCTACAGACTTTGCTAAAAATGTGAAAGACAAAGAAGCCATCATGAAGGCCCTTGAACTTCTTTCAAGTATCCGTGATAGCTCAGATCGTAATATTAAACTGAAACTTATTGGTGATTGCTTGATGTATCTAGAAGAGTACAGTCAAGCTACTGACAAGTATACCCAGTGCATCAATGCTGACACACCTGGGAAATattactttgttttcttttcctTATTGGTGAGTTTATTCCATCAGTTACAACAACTTCAATCTGCAGACAATCCCAGTCAACAGAAATCGGAAGTGATCGAAGAAATCTGTGACCAATTCCAACAGTTACTACATTATTATGCCAAGCATGAGAAATGGCATGTACAGAAAACTTTACAAGCATTAGAAAGAGACTTTCCATCTGAGTTTAAAGAAGTTAACCGGTGTATGCAACGGAAGACAGGAAAGACACTGAGGGAGTTTGTCTAA